The proteins below are encoded in one region of Purpureocillium takamizusanense chromosome 11, complete sequence:
- a CDS encoding uncharacterized protein (COG:E~EggNog:ENOG503NYDX) — protein MPKPKASSKQNKPGGASTPQTPSTTTAPNWPRFKPTLPVVPLTPELHPTTDKIALIPCFFPKSLCREYVLFLKTLPLQTTPSRPKRGEAVRVNDRFQIEDQAFSRRLWEQTGLKEALIDNEELKELWGGEPVGLSPNIRIYRYSKGQYFDCHYDDYNTVTLHAETPIAAKTTWTLLLYLTSAAEGCVGGETVFYPHDRKLPSEEIAVPLDTGMLLLHKHGDDCLLHEGREVTAGEKWVLRTDLCVRR, from the exons ATGCCCAAGCCCAAAGCTTCATCAAAGCAAAACAAGCCGGGGGGGGCCTCTACGCCTCAGACCCCCTCAACGACGACTGCACCCAACTGGCCTCGATTTAAGCCGACTCTTCCTGTTGTTCCCTTAACTCCAGAGCTACATCCCACGACGGACAAGATAGCTCTGATTCCTTGCTTCTTCCCCAAGTCTCTCTGTCGAGAATACGTCCTGTTCCTCAAGACCCTTCCGCTGCAGAccacgccgtcgcggccgaaGCGCGGCGAAGCCGTACGTGTCAACGATAGGTTCCAGATTGAGGACCAGGCGTTTTCTAGGAGGCTCTGGGAGCAGACTGGCTTGAAGGAGGCGCTCATTGATAATGAGGAGCTGAAAGAGCTATG GGGAGGCGAACCCGTTGGCCTGAGCCCCAACATTCGAATTTACCGGTACTCCAAGGGCCAATACTTTGATTGTCATT ACGATGATTACAATACCGTCACACTTCATGCTGAGACGCCCATAGCCGCCAAGACAACGTGGACACTGCTCTTGTACCTTACGTCGGCGGCAGAAGGttgcgtcggcggcgagacggtcTTTTATCCACACGACCGAAAACTCCCGTCAGAAGAGATCGCCGTGCCTCTCGACACGGGCATGCTTCTTCTGCACAAGCATGGAGACGACTGTCTACTG CATGAAGGACGGGAGGTAACAGCTGGAGAGAAATGGGTGCTCCGCACGGATTTGTGCGTGAGAAGATGA
- a CDS encoding uncharacterized protein (EggNog:ENOG503P5BX~TransMembrane:2 (o51-68i105-128o)) codes for MLFATPIMTPSRSEPASSPQPSRPDAPAAAASPPTSSTASYSPLMRQVREFGLFFAGASFLAASIAVSRRSVLRRRFDTLPPFHTSNRHTKPFDGSDRVALATQALGLATLNVMSFGIMLTGGISWAFDLCSVEELRERTQAVVRRPGKFDPEAEKEMEDMMKSLLDKLGMDSTLPEKSKAEDEKDEPPTKS; via the coding sequence ATGTTGTTCGCCACGCCCATCATGACGCCCAGCAGGAGCGAGCCAGCCTCGTCCCCTCAGCCGAGCAGACCAgacgccccagcagcagcagcatcaccaccaacctcCTCAACAGCGTCCTATTCACCCTTGATGCGACAAGTGCGCGAGTTCGGtctcttcttcgccggcgcctccttcctcgccgcctccattGCCGTCTCCAGGCGCTCCGTCCTGCGGCGTCGCTTCGACACACTCCCGCCCTTCCACACATCCAACCGCCACACGAAGCCCTTCGATGGTTCGGATCGCGTGGCCCTCGCCACGCAGGCCCTCGGGCTCGCCACGCTCAACGTCATGAGCTTCGGCATTATGCTGACGGGCGGCATATCGTGGGCGTTTGATCTCTGCTCGGTGGAGGAGCTCAGGGAAAGGACACAGGCTGTGGTCCGGAGGCCCGGCAAGTTTGACCCagaggcggagaaggagatggaggacaTGATGAAGTCGCTGTTGGACAAGCTGGGCATGGACTCGACGCTTCCGGAGAAGTCTAAAGCCGAAGACGAGAAGGACGAGCCGCCTACGAAATCATGA
- a CDS encoding Pantothenate kinase (COG:H~BUSCO:EOG09262IP2~EggNog:ENOG503NWGY), with translation MSPAVESPEPPGSAAGRRDVAHQGDLPAAQLPRMTMSTEEIDDTITRPGSVRINVKGAFIVDPDTRTPAPRAAQGNGGRGSPTHPETSDIRLPYHTAVVSHIAVDIGGSLIKLVYFSREAHSTEPGGRLNFQSFETDRVDDCVELMKNLRDKQLELNGSQPSELCVMATGGGAYKFYDKIRDALGVDVLREDEMECLIIGLDFFITEIPREVFTYSETDPMHFVNPREAIYPYLLVNIGSGVSFLKVTGPRSYERVGGTSLGGGTLWGLLSLLTGANTFDEMLDQAEHGDNARVDMLVGDIYGTDYGKIGLKSTAIASSFGKVFRMKSAATRAAAENASGSADGPDISADVGFTDGDISRSLLYAVSNNIGQIAYLQSQIHNLSDIYFGGSFIRGHRQTMNTLSYAIRFWSKGEKQAYFLRHEGYLGAVGAFLKRQPKNWGRRASLEGMDELLEWRRNEKAKGTQTGTEDH, from the exons ATGAGTCCCGCAGTCGAAAGCCCCGAGCCCCCCGGCTCCgcagccgggcggcgggacgtCGCCCATCAAGGTGACCTGCCGGCAGCGCAACTGCCGAGGATGACCATGTCGACTGAGGAGATTGACGATACCATCACAAGACCTGGCAGCGTTAGGATTAATGTCAAGGGGGCATTCATCGTCGATCCAGAtacgaggacgccggcgcctaGAGCCGCCCAGGGGAACGGAGGGAGAGGCAGTCCGACGCATCCCGAAACGAGCGATATTCGGTTGCCATATCACACGGCAGTGGTGAGCCACATCGCCGTTGAT ATTGGCGGCTCCCTCATAAAGCTTGTCTATTTCTCTAGAGAGGCGCATTCGACCGAGCCCGGGGGCCGACTCAATTTCCAGAGTTTCGAGACCGATCGTGTGGACGACTGCGTCGAGTTGATGAAGAACCTACGGGATAAGCAACTGGAGCTCAATGGCTCGCAGCCCAGCGAGCTCTGCGTCATGGCGACTGGAGGTGGCGCGTACAAGTTCTACGACAAGATTCGCgatgcgctcggcgtcgatgtgCTGCGCGAGGATGAGATGGAGTGTCTTATCATCG GACTCGACTTTTTCATCACCGAAATACCGCGCGAGGTCTTCACCTACTCCGAAACAGATCCCATGCACTTCGTCAACCCCCGCGAGGCCATCTACCCGTATCTTCTTGTCAACATTGGCTCGGGAGTGTCCTTCCTCAAGGTCACCGGCCCGCGTTCGTACGAGCGAGTGGGCGGCACGTCATTAGGTGGCGGTACACTGTGGGGATTGTTGTCCCTGCTGACGGGTGCAAACACCTTTGACGAAATGCTGGACCAAGCCGAACATGGCGACAATGCCAGGGTCGATATGTTAGTTGGCGACATTTATGGGACAGATTACGGGAAAATCGGCCTCAAGAGCACAGCAATCGCATCTTCTTTTGGCAAGGTGTTCCGCATGAAGAGTGCTGCCACCAGGGCTGCTGCAGAAAACGCGTCAGGAAGCGCAGACGGACCGGATATCTCGGCAGATGTCGGGTTCACGGACGGCGACATCTCGAGGTCACTACTCTACGCAGTGTCCAACAACATTGGCCAAATTGCCTACTTGCAGTCGCAAATTCACAATCTCTCCGACATATACTTTGGCGGTTCCTTCATCCGCGGCCATCGGCAGACGATGAACACGCTCAGTTATGCCATCAGGTTCTGGAGTAAAGGCGAGAAGCAAGCATACTTTCTGCGCCACGAGGGGTatctcggcgccgtgggcgcgtTCCTCAAGAGGCAACCAAAGAACTGGGGCAGACGTGCGAGTCTGGAGGGGATGGATGAGCTATTGGAGTGGAGGCGCAACGAGAAGGCGAAGGGGACTCAAACAGGGACAGAAGATCATTAA
- a CDS encoding uncharacterized protein (EggNog:ENOG503NYW3~TransMembrane:3 (o225-247i259-283o353-375i)) produces the protein MTVRDFMNYLVYVEHSAENLQFWLWYKDYVKRFNSADTTDMALAPEWTQAMEDDAIAKIRKEHAEKLRPEAKAAEIFKGTDFEKQTPDTSGGNPFNTPPRTPHSGTGDQSSLHSSPPTMPSFAPSSYKSHAADAFTSAGVKQPFTIQPFREEIDRIISTYIVEGAPRQLNLSAWEQKAAIHALAYTTHPSALKGLFKTVDSSLRRQAHPNFVRWSICNGNPARVFFARALGIGLIVGGLIMGVLLTLSKLGRGYRALSAIALVLGISTLVAAYKGMCVVLHGMHHRHVRPWELFVQDDGEDLGKSSFDSFGSQNSYEDEPWVVKYERRNVIRKVFDREVWIQEPALRQIQDTIFVQAILASLVLGGIVTAIFVAVPGGNLM, from the exons ATGACAGTTCGCGACTTCATGAACTACCTCGTGTACGTTGAGCACTCAGCCGAGAACCTGCAATTCTGGCTGTGGTACAAGGACTACGTCAAGCGTTTCAACTCCGCGGATACGACGGACATGGCGCTTGCCCCGGAGTGGACGcaggccatggaggacgaTGCCATCGCCAAGATCCGAAAGGAGCACGCAGAGAAGCTGCGTCCGGaggccaaggctgccgagaTCTTCAAAGGGACCGACTTCGAGAAGCAAACGCCCGACACGTCAGGCGGGAACCCCTTCAATACTCCGCCCCGAACGCCACATAGCGGGACAGGCGATCAATCGTCGCTTCACTCGAGCCCACCTACTATGCCCTCCttcgcgccgtcgagctaCAAATCTCATGCCGCCGATGCGTTCACCTCTGCCGGGGTTAAGCAGCCAT TCACAATTCAACCATTCCGCGAAGAGATAGACAGAATCATCTCGACTTACATCGTGGAAGGGGCGCCTCGACAGCTCAATCTCTCTGCCTGGGAGCAAAAGGCGGCAATCCATGCACTCGCCTATACTACTCATCCTAGTGCTCTCAAAGGTCTTTTCAAGACTGTCGATTCGTCACTCCGCCGACAAGCCCACCCAAATTTTGTGCGCTGGTCGATATGCAACGGCAATCCTGCCCGCGTCTTCTTTGCCCGCGCGCTCGGCATAGGCTTGATTGTTGGGGGCTTGATCATGGGCGTTCTCCTCACGCTCAGCAAGCTCGGCAGAGGTTACCGTGCCCTGTCAGCCATCGCTCTGGTCCTGGGCATCAgcacgctcgtcgccgcgtaCAAGGGCATGTGTGTGGTTCTCCATGGTATGCACCATCGCCACGTCCGACCCTGGGAACTGTTTGTCcaagacgatggcgaggatcTCGGGAAAAGCAGCTTCGACTCGTTTGGCTCCCAGAACAGCTACGAGGATGAGCCCTGGGTCGTCAAGTACGAGCGCAGGAACGTGATTCGCAAGGTCTTTGATCGAGAGGTCTGGATCCAGGAACCTGCGCTGCGGCAGATTCAGGACACAATCTTCGTGCAGGCCATACTAGCATCACTGGTTCTGGGAGGTATTGTGACGGCGATATTTGTCGCCGTGCCGGGCGGTAATCTGATGTGA
- a CDS encoding uncharacterized protein (EggNog:ENOG503NYW3~TransMembrane:3 (o286-308i320-344o414-436i)), with protein MPGLFSLTYTRPKRVASLEGRGSAEDVRSDGSVRSGQSGSSSGIPDSLAFDNIMNGGTCPPMTVRDFMNYLVYVEHSAENLQFWLWYKDYVKRFNSADTTDMALAPEWTQAMEDDAIAKIRKEHAEKLRPEAKAAEIFKGTDFEKQTPDTSGGNPFNTPPRTPHSGTGDQSSLHSSPPTMPSFAPSSYKSHAADAFTSAGVKQPFTIQPFREEIDRIISTYIVEGAPRQLNLSAWEQKAAIHALAYTTHPSALKGLFKTVDSSLRRQAHPNFVRWSICNGNPARVFFARALGIGLIVGGLIMGVLLTLSKLGRGYRALSAIALVLGISTLVAAYKGMCVVLHGMHHRHVRPWELFVQDDGEDLGKSSFDSFGSQNSYEDEPWVVKYERRNVIRKVFDREVWIQEPALRQIQDTIFVQAILASLVLGGIVTAIFVAVPGGNLM; from the exons ATGCCTGGATTATTTTCGCTCACATACACCCGGCCCAAGCGAGTGGCATCACTCGAGGGTCGTGGGTCGGCTGAGGATGTCAGGAGCGATGGCTCTGTGCGCTCCGGCCAGTCTGGCTCTTCATCCGGCATTCCAGACTCCCTGGCCTTCGACAACATTATGAACGGTGGCACCTGTCCA CCCATGACAGTTCGCGACTTCATGAACTACCTCGTGTACGTTGAGCACTCAGCCGAGAACCTGCAATTCTGGCTGTGGTACAAGGACTACGTCAAGCGTTTCAACTCCGCGGATACGACGGACATGGCGCTTGCCCCGGAGTGGACGcaggccatggaggacgaTGCCATCGCCAAGATCCGAAAGGAGCACGCAGAGAAGCTGCGTCCGGaggccaaggctgccgagaTCTTCAAAGGGACCGACTTCGAGAAGCAAACGCCCGACACGTCAGGCGGGAACCCCTTCAATACTCCGCCCCGAACGCCACATAGCGGGACAGGCGATCAATCGTCGCTTCACTCGAGCCCACCTACTATGCCCTCCttcgcgccgtcgagctaCAAATCTCATGCCGCCGATGCGTTCACCTCTGCCGGGGTTAAGCAGCCAT TCACAATTCAACCATTCCGCGAAGAGATAGACAGAATCATCTCGACTTACATCGTGGAAGGGGCGCCTCGACAGCTCAATCTCTCTGCCTGGGAGCAAAAGGCGGCAATCCATGCACTCGCCTATACTACTCATCCTAGTGCTCTCAAAGGTCTTTTCAAGACTGTCGATTCGTCACTCCGCCGACAAGCCCACCCAAATTTTGTGCGCTGGTCGATATGCAACGGCAATCCTGCCCGCGTCTTCTTTGCCCGCGCGCTCGGCATAGGCTTGATTGTTGGGGGCTTGATCATGGGCGTTCTCCTCACGCTCAGCAAGCTCGGCAGAGGTTACCGTGCCCTGTCAGCCATCGCTCTGGTCCTGGGCATCAgcacgctcgtcgccgcgtaCAAGGGCATGTGTGTGGTTCTCCATGGTATGCACCATCGCCACGTCCGACCCTGGGAACTGTTTGTCcaagacgatggcgaggatcTCGGGAAAAGCAGCTTCGACTCGTTTGGCTCCCAGAACAGCTACGAGGATGAGCCCTGGGTCGTCAAGTACGAGCGCAGGAACGTGATTCGCAAGGTCTTTGATCGAGAGGTCTGGATCCAGGAACCTGCGCTGCGGCAGATTCAGGACACAATCTTCGTGCAGGCCATACTAGCATCACTGGTTCTGGGAGGTATTGTGACGGCGATATTTGTCGCCGTGCCGGGCGGTAATCTGATGTGA
- a CDS encoding uncharacterized protein (TransMembrane:1 (n6-14c19/20o82-101i)) yields MKWQRLLAAAAAAAAAARRQCFRAHGPRASCDLAGGFEALRAANTIDTSKTPAAAYAGRKVSLHAEDDATQTIGRVRLVPPVLVVVLAVKFFFFTLTPFLLRPGEGVETGPQPLDRARLR; encoded by the coding sequence ATGAAATGGCAGAGGCTtttggctgctgctgctgctgctgctgctgctgcacgccGTCAATGTTTTCGCGCGCACGGTCCGCGCGCAAGCTGCGATctcgcgggcggcttcgaggCTTTGCGTGCCGCGAACACCATTGATACTAGTAAAACTCCAGCGGCGGCCTATGCAGGGCGCAAGGTCTCGCTccacgccgaggacgatgccaCGCAAACGATTGGACGAGTGCGGCTGGTCCCGCCTGTTTTGGTTGTGGTGTTGGCCGTCAAGTTTTTCTTCTTCACCTTGACACCTTTCCTGCTACGACCAGGCGAAGGAGTCGAGACAGGTCCGCAACCCTTGGACCGGGCGCGCCTTCGTTAG
- a CDS encoding uncharacterized protein (COG:O~SECRETED:SignalP(1-15~SECRETED:cutsite=SFA-SP~SECRETED:prob=0.6390)~MEROPS:MER0000336~EggNog:ENOG503NU05) gives MRAVALLALFPFSFASPTKRSSPAPVLIPQNAKVIDGKYIVKMRSGENNAVSAAVESITAHADYIYSHSFHGFAASLTKEEVEKLKNNPHVEFLEQDAVVTISATQQNADWGLARLSSPKPGTTDYTYDDSAGEGTCAYVIDTGVDATHPDFEGRAKFLANFVDQDNTDGNGHGTHVSGTIGSKTYGVAKKTSIFGVKVLDAGGSGTTSGVIAGMDFVTKDGPSQSCPKGVVVNMSLGGSKSEPVNQAAANIVKAGLFLAVAAGNDAADAAGYSPASEPTACTVGATVIDDSLATYSNIGSLVKVLAPGTDITSTWPGATTNKISGTSMASPHVAGLGAYFLGLGQKTEGLCGYIAQHALKDVISGVPSDTANLLINNGQGGSGSFRTF, from the exons ATGCGTGCCGTTGCACTCCTCGCTCTCTTCCCATTCTCCTTCGCGAGCCCCACCAagcgcagctcgcccgctccTGTACTCATCCCCCAGAACGCGAAAGTCATCGATGGCAAGTATATTGTCAAGATGAGGAGCGGCGAAAACAACGCCGTCTCTGCCGCCGTGGAGAGCATCACCGCCCACGCTGACTACATATACTCGCACTCCTTCCACGGCTTTGCCGCCAGCCTGACTAAGGAGGAGGTTGAAAAGCTCAAGAATAACCCCCAC GTCGAGTtcctcgagcaggacgcCGTCGTGACCATCTCGGCGACTCAGCAGAACGCCGATTGGGGCCTCGCCCGTCTATCCAGCCCAAAGCCCGGCACTACCGACTATACCTACGACGACTCTGCCGGTGAGGGCACCTGTGCCTACGTTATTGACActggcgtcgacgccacGCACCCT GActtcgagggccgcgccaAGTTCCTCGCCAACTTCGTCGACCAGGATAACACTGACGGTAATGGCCACGGCACCCACGTCTCAGGTACCATCGGCTCTAAGACGTATGGTGTCGCCAAGAAAACGTCCATCTTCGGCGTCAAGGTTCTCGACGCTGGTGGCTCGGGAACCACCTCCGGCGTCATCGCTGGCATGGATTTCGTCACCAAGGACGGCCCTAGCCAGAGCTGCCCtaaaggcgtcgtcgtcaataTGTCCTTAGGCGGCAGTAAGTCCGAGCCTGTCAATCAGGCTGCCGCCAATATCGTGAAAGCTGGTCTCTTCCTTGCCGTAGCTGCTGGCaacgatgccgccgatgctgctggctactcgcccgcctccgagCCGACGGCCTGCACGGTCGGTGccaccgtcatcgacgactcCCTTGCGACTTATTCCAATatcggcagcctcgtcaaggTGCTCGCCCCTGGCACAGATATCACCTCtacctggcctggcgctACTACCAACAAGATTAGCGGCACATCCATGGCCTCACCCCACGtcgctggcctcggcgcgtattttctcggcctcggccagaaGACAGAAGGCTTGTGTGGTTATATTGCCCAGCATGCCCTTAAGGACGTCATCTCAGGCGTCCCGAGCGATACCGCGAACCTCCTCATCAACAACGGCCAGGGCGGTAGCGGCTCCTTCCGCACCTTCTAA